In one window of Ovis aries strain OAR_USU_Benz2616 breed Rambouillet chromosome 3, ARS-UI_Ramb_v3.0, whole genome shotgun sequence DNA:
- the PPM1G gene encoding protein phosphatase 1G produces the protein MGAYLSQPNTVKCSGDGVGASRLPLPYGFSAMQGWRVSMEDAHNCIPELDSETAMFSVYDGHGGEEVALYCAKYLPDIIKDQKAYKEGKLQKALEDAFLAIDAKLTTEEVIKELAQIAGRPTEDEDEKEKVADEDDVDNEEAALLHEEATMTIEELLTRYGQNCHKGAPHSKSGAGTGEEPGSQGLNGEAGPEDPSRETSAEENGPTAKAHTGLSSNSECGTEAGQGGEPGTPTGEAGPSCSSASDKLPRVAKSKFFEDSEDESDEAEEEEEDSEECSEEEDGYSSEEAENEEDEDDTEEAEEDDEEEEMMVPGMEGKEEPGSDSGTTAVVALIRGKQLIVANAGDSRCVVSEAGKALDMSYDHKPEDEVELARIKNAGGKVTMDGRVNGGLNLSRAIGDHFYKRNKNLPPEEQMISALPDIKVLTLTDDHEFMVIACDGIWNVMSSQEVIDFIQSKISQRDENGELRLLSSIVEELLDQCLAPDTSGDGTGCDNMTCIIICFKPRNTAAPQPESGKRKLEEVLSTEGAEENGNSDKKKAKRD, from the exons GATGCTCACAACTGTATTCCTGAGCTGGACAGTGAGACAGCCATGTTTTCTGTCTATGATGGACATGGAG GAGAGGAAGTTGCCTTGTACTGTGCCAAATATCTTCCTGATATCATCAAAGATCAGAAGGCCTACAAAGAAGGCAAGCTACAGAAG GCTTTGGAAGATGCCTTCTTGGCTATTGATGCCAAACTAACCACTGAGGAAGTCATTAAGGAGCTGGCACAGATTGCAGGGCGACCCACTGAAGAtgaggatgaaaaagaaaaagttgctgATGAAGATGATG TGGACAATGAGGAGGCTGCACTGCTGCATGAAGAGGCTACCATGACTATTGAAGAGCTGCTGACACGCTACGGGCAGAACTGTCACAAGGGTGCTCCCCACAGCAAATCTGGAGCTGGGACAGGCGAGGAACCAGGGTCCCAGGGCCTCAATGGGGAGGCAGGACCCGAGGACCCATCTAGGGAAACTTCTGCAGAGGAAAATGGCCCCACAGCCAAGGCTCACACAGGCCTTTCCTCCAACTCGGAATGTGGGACTGAGGCAGGCCAAGGTGGGGAGCCTGGCACTCCCACTGGTGAGGCTGGGCCTTCCTGCTCTTCAGCCTCCGACAAGCTGCCTCGAGTTGCTAAGTCCAAGTTCTTTGAGGACAGTGAGGATGAGTCAGATGAGgcggaggaggaagaggaagacagcGAG GAATGCAGTGAGGAAGAAGATGGCTACAGCAGTGAAGAGGCAGAGAATGAGGAAGACGAGGATGATACTGAGGAGGCTGAAGAGGATGATGAAGAAGAAGAGATGATGGTGCCTGGGATGGAAGGCAAAGAGGAG cCTGGCTCTGACAGTGGTACAACAGCAGTGGTGGCTCTGATACGAGGGAAGCAGTTGATTgtagccaatgcaggagactcccgCTGTGTGGTGTCTGAGGCCGGCAAAGCTTTAGACATGTCCTATGACCACAAACCGGAGGATGAAGTGGAGCTAGCACGCATCAAGAATGCTGGGGGCAAGGTTACCATGGATGGGCGAGTCAACGGTGGCCTCAACCTCTCCAGAGCCATTG GAGACCACTTTTACAAGAGAAACAAGAACTTGCCACCAGAGGAACAGATGATTTCGGCCCTTCCTGACATCAAGGTGCTGACTCTCACAGACGATCATGAGTTCATGGTCATTGCCTGTGATGGCATATG GAATGTGATGAGCAGCCAGGAAGTTATAGACTTTATTCAGTCGAAGATCAGCCAGCGTGATGAAAATGGGGAGCTTCGGTTACTGTCATCCATTGTGGAAGAG CTGCTGGATCAATGCCTGGCACCAGACACTTCTGGGGACGGTACAGGGTGTGACAACATGACCTGCATCATCATTTGCTTCAAGCCCCGAAACACAGCAGCGCCTCAGCCAGAGAGTGGCAAGCGGAAACTGGAGGAGGTGCTGTCTACTGAGGGggctgaagaaaatggcaacagtgacaaGAAGAAGGCCAAGCGGGACTAG